One genomic window of Actinomycetota bacterium includes the following:
- a CDS encoding NUDIX hydrolase, with protein sequence MVADFAEETWDGPVVDGGEPFRTMHSVEHFAGKVWIVRTDTVDFDGQVINRDVLVHPGAVVIVALDEHDQVLLIRQYRHAIGQYIFEPPAGLLDHLGEPPLNTAVRELAEESGYQADRWDTLVDFVNSPGGSSEAIRIYLAREVSPMDGGRPHTGEAEEGYLPRVWVSLDEAKDLVLSGAISGPSAVVGILAAWTARAGGWESLRPATEPWRMRDHLLAIGRVAEHFKKPGLS encoded by the coding sequence ATGGTTGCGGATTTCGCCGAAGAGACTTGGGACGGCCCCGTCGTTGACGGTGGTGAGCCCTTTCGCACGATGCACTCGGTCGAGCACTTCGCTGGCAAGGTTTGGATTGTTCGCACCGACACCGTTGATTTCGATGGTCAAGTCATCAACCGCGACGTCTTGGTACACCCTGGCGCTGTGGTGATCGTGGCTCTGGATGAACACGATCAGGTGCTGCTGATTCGGCAATACCGTCACGCGATCGGCCAGTACATCTTCGAACCTCCTGCGGGCTTGCTCGACCACCTTGGCGAACCGCCTTTGAACACGGCAGTACGCGAACTCGCTGAGGAATCTGGTTACCAAGCTGACCGCTGGGACACTCTTGTCGACTTCGTGAATTCGCCTGGCGGCTCGAGTGAAGCCATTCGAATCTACTTGGCGCGCGAGGTATCGCCGATGGATGGCGGTCGTCCGCACACAGGTGAAGCCGAAGAGGGTTATCTGCCCCGAGTCTGGGTGAGCCTGGATGAAGCCAAGGATCTTGTGCTTTCCGGAGCAATCAGCGGACCATCTGCCGTGGTGGGGATCCTCGCCGCATGGACTGCTCGCGCTGGTGGCTGGGAGTCGCTGCGGCCGGCAACTGAGCCCTGGCGGATGCGCGATCACTTGCTGGCGATTGGTCGAGTCGCCGAACATTTCAAGAAACCAGGACTCTCCTGA